Within the Candidatus Eremiobacteraceae bacterium genome, the region CTAACCTTCCAGCCCACGCGAGCGGCGACGCGGCACCTGTCCGCGCCGTCGCTCCTATAGTTGGCGGGGATTTCGCGCGCCTAACAGACAATGCTCGGCCATGAAATATTCGGCATGGAAATCCGCGATTGCCGCGTGCGGCATTGCGGCCCTCTTCGGTTGCGGCAGCAGCAGCAATAGCAGCAACAGCAGTAGCAGCAACGACAATACCACTTCGCAAGCGGCGGCCTCGCCAACCGTTAGTGATGTGACGACCGCAGAGCCCGTGGAGACGACGGCGGCAAACGCCGCTGTGGTGATATCGTTCGACCAGGTCGCGGTGGCGGGAAGCGCGGGCGCGTTGCGAGCGGACATGGAGATCAAGAACGTCTCCAAGGATCCGGTCCAGTGCGACCCATCGGAGTTCACGCTGCAGCTCGGCGATGCGACGCCGCTCGACGCGGATACGTCCGCCGCGGTGGAATGCAACCCGGATTCTATCGACCCCGGCACCACCGGAAAGGCGACGATCTACTTCGACATTCCGGGCAATTATACGGGCCCGGCTACGGTCTATCTCACGGTCGACGACAAAGTAGTAGGCCAAAGCACGACGCAAATCCACTGAGCGTCCGAAAGCCTTCGTTACACAGGAAGAACGTCGTGCGCCGCAAACTTTCGGATACGATCAGTTCGGGGGATTAGCTCAGCTGGTAGAGCGCTTGCATGGCATGCAAGAGGTCAACGGTTCGACCCCGTT harbors:
- a CDS encoding DUF4352 domain-containing protein yields the protein MTTAEPVETTAANAAVVISFDQVAVAGSAGALRADMEIKNVSKDPVQCDPSEFTLQLGDATPLDADTSAAVECNPDSIDPGTTGKATIYFDIPGNYTGPATVYLTVDDKVVGQSTTQIH